A part of Perca fluviatilis chromosome 15, GENO_Pfluv_1.0, whole genome shotgun sequence genomic DNA contains:
- the cbx4 gene encoding E3 SUMO-protein ligase CBX4, with product MELPAAGEHVFAVEGIEKKRIRKGKIEYLVKWRGWSPKYNTWEPEENILDPRLLVAFQHRESQEQLMGYRKRGPKPKHLLLQVPSFARRSCIPAGFEESSQDAEVSVKSDPVPVQRPQPQQYQLNSKKHHQYQPSSQEVPADQPTNGKKKFIYQLNSKKHHHYEPDPNMYDAQPSRLKEVVKVQELASKPANPGWNLPLALQQKWVRDKDTGCLSKVKELAVEVRKPAVKDTKSEQALKPNPKQATLPSAISSKMKIIKNKNKNGRIVIVMSKYMDGNKVHGAKGKHGESSSEVKHQNTKPLENNPAHTTKMMEHPENGIPKELCNGSSLPAAEHPLKCSPKDRHFSKPSPSTAEEYNTEVARGQADLPDDLPLQLTASSPLTSWAVDTNIATPTSVDQIRIPSFPNDRKRKLSDHVEDRSVSKTYLTSRSFSVPSTVVMPTQDKPMDLHCSGPRHSSTCTYEVVDSGSQEEPMDLSCPKTKKQVELEIQPEPELVVTNAPPVTEDTQKSTEKSKEAPVEKTSPFMGNIIITDITTNSLTVTFKEYVSGGSVDRSDFDCPTVPDIPVQQPEQRDSAPSLRNPEHVATTESMCSTTIRPTDCGAWQQKKDVMTSSPDCIMELSAVGESVFAAESIIKRRIRRGRWEYLVKWKGWSQKYSTWEPEENILDARLFAAFEERERERELFGPKKRGPKPETFLLKAKAKEKAYEFRREAPRGIQVSYPIPEPVITPRAREGLRAVVPTIFPPSAVNRGESVHIRPPEPERRPRPTPTASLTAQEAVRFPKKRGRKPKLQLHYEKDHEGSSAEPDTKRSRSLEEPVSHGLSNMSRRLFHHGETSDHSLIQLTRRFQEKTTITPKHSREQRHAGLSYSCAFSPDVLKSDQGGDRTQCLSRMSIPRPSSSAEHHRHQVKECCLPREQPAVISTQSESIHDQSTRPASSWTPSYTNLDTVTVTDVTMNFLTVTVRESRTEKGFFREKR from the exons AGAGAGTCAGGAGCAGCTGATGGGATATCGCAAACGGGGGCCAAAACCAAAACATCTTTTACTCCAG GTACCCTCATTTGCCAGAAGATCCTGTATCCCTGCAGGTTTTGAGGAATCATCTCAGGATGCAGAGGTTAGCGTCAAGTCCGATCCTGTCCCGGTCCAGCGTCCTCAGCCTCAACAGTACCAGCTCAACAGCAAGAAGCACCATCAGTACCAGCCCAGCAGCCAGGAGGTCCCTGCTGACCAGCCAACCAATGGCAAGAAGAAGTTCATCTACCAGCTCAACAGTAAGAAGCACCACCACTATGAGCCGGACCCGAACATGTATGACGCTCAGCCTTCCAGGCTCAAAGAGGTGGTCAAAGTTCAGGAACTGGCCAGTAAACCGGCAAATCCTGGCTGGAACTTACCGCTGGCCCTGCAGCAGAAATGGGTTCGAGACAAAGACACAGGCTGCTTGAGCAAAGTCAAAGAATTGGCAGTGGAGGTGAGGAAACCAGCTGTTAAAGACACTAAAAGTGAACAAGCCCTTAAACCCAATCCTAAGCAGGCAACCTTGCCTAGCGCTATTAGCAGCAAAATGAAGATAATcaagaacaaaaacaagaatggaCGTATTGTTATTGTCATGAGCAAATATATGGACGGCAACAAGGTTCATGGAGCAAAGGGTAAACACGGGGAATCATCGAGCGAAGTGAAACACCAAAACACCAAACCTCTAGAGAACAATCCAGCACACACAACCAAAATGATGGAGCACCCGGAGAACGGTATCCCCAAAGAGCTCTGTAACGGCAGCTCCCTCCCTGCCGCAGAGCATCCTTTAAAGTGTTCCCCAAAGGACAGACATTTCTCCAAACCCTCGCCAAGCACAGCAGAGGAATACAACACCGAAGTGGCTCGCGGTCAGGCCGATTTACCGGATGATCTACCCCTTCAGTTGACCGCTAGCTCGCCCCTGACATCCTGGGCTGTTGACACCAACATCGCGACCCCTACATCCGTCGACCAGATCAGGATCCCTTCTTTCCCCAACGACCGCAAGCGAAAGCTATCAGATCATGTTGAGGATAGGAGTGTCTCCAAAACCTACCTGACTTCAAGAAGCTTCAGTGTCCCCAGCACTGTAGTCATGCCAACTCAGGACAAACCTATGGACCTCCACTGTAGCGGCCCACGCCACAGCAGCACATGTACATATGAGGTTGTGGACTCTGGCAGCCAAGAGGAGCCGATGGACCTGAGCTGCCCAAAGACTAAGAAGCAGGTGgagctggaaatacagccggAGCCTGAGCTTGTTGTCACAAACGCACCTCCTGTGACAGAAGACACACagaaatccacagagaaatctAAAGAAGCACCTGTTGAAAAAACCTCCCCTTTTATGGGAAATATCATAATCACTGACATCACAACAAACAGTCTCACCGTCACCTTCAAGGAATatgtttct GGGGGGTCCGTGGACCGCTCTGACTTTGATTGTCCCACTGTGCCAGACATTCCTGTACAGCAGCCAGAGCAGCGGGACTCCGCCCCTTCACTCAGAAACCCGGAGCACGTAGCAACAACCGAGTCAATGTGCTCCACCACGATCCGTCCTACCGACTGCGGTGCCTGGCAACAGAAAAAAGACGTGATGACGTCCTCTCCAGATTGC ATCATGGAGCTCTCGGCTGTTGGTGAGAGCGTCTTCGCAGCCGAGTCTATCATTAAACGGCGGATCAGACGG GGTCGCTGGGAATATCTCGTGAAATGGAAGGGCTGGTCTCAGAA GTACAGCACTTGGGAGCCGGAGGAAAACATTCTGGATGCACGTCTCTTCGCTGCCTTCGAGGAGAG ggAGCGCGAAAGGGAGCTGTTCGGGCCGAAGAAGAGGGGTCCCAAACCTGAGACATTTCTCTTGAAG GCCAAAGCTAAAGAAAAGGCGTATGAATTTAGAAGAGAGGCTCCCAGGGGGATCCAGGTTTCCTATCCCATCCCGGAGCCTGTCATAACACCGAGGGCCCGGGAGGGTTTACGCGCCGTGGTTCCCACAATCTTCCCACCGAGCGCGGTCAACAGAGGGGAAAGTGTCCACATCCGACCACCAGAGCCAGAGAGGAGGCCCAGACCGACTCCAACAGCTTCTCTGACAGCCCAAGAAGCCGTCCGGTTCCCCAAAAAGAGAGGGCGCAAACCCAAGCTGCAGTTACATTATGAGAAAGATCATGAAGGCAGCTCAGCAGAGCCGGACACCAAACGGAGCAGGTCACTGGAGGAGCCGGTGTCACACGGTTTGTCCAACATGTCCCGACGCTTGTTTCATCACGGAGAGACATCAGATCACAGCCTCATCCAGCTGACTAGGAGGTTTCAGGAGAAGACCACGATAACACCCAAACACAGCCGCGAGCAGAGACACGCAGGGTTGTCTTACAGCTGCGCATTCAGTCCAGATGTGCTGAAAAGTGATCAGGGGGGAGACAGGACTCAGTGTTTGAGCAGGATGTCTATTCCTCGGCCCAGCAGCTCTGCAGAACACCACAGACATCAGGTGAAAGAGTGCTGTCTGCCCCGGGAACAACCGGCTGTCATCTCCACACAGTCCGAGTCCATCCATGATCAGTCCACGCGACCAGCCTCGTCCTGGACCCCCAGTTACACCAACCTGGACACTGTGACCGTGACAGATGTCACCATGAACTTTTTGACAGTAACCGTGAGAGAGAGCAGAACGGAGAAAGGCTTTTTCAGAGAGAAAAGATGA